Proteins found in one Streptomyces sp. NBC_00461 genomic segment:
- the fdhD gene encoding formate dehydrogenase accessory sulfurtransferase FdhD → MGRVTERRKVIRIRDGVVSTRPDTLVAEEPLEIRLNGKPLAITMRTPGDDFALAAGFLVSEGVLAEQSDLQNIVYCAGATVDGSNTYNVVDVRTAPGVVIPDITLERNVYTTSSCGLCGKASLDAVRTTARWPIADTPPVRVEPELLASLPDRLRAAQRVFDRTGGLHAAALFTEDGELLDIREDVGRHNAVDKLVGRALQNGDLPLSRTILLVSGRASFELAQKAVMAGIPLLAAVSAPSSLAVDLAAETGLTLVGFLRGSSMNVYAGEDRIALRTAAAQG, encoded by the coding sequence ATGGGACGAGTCACGGAACGACGCAAGGTGATCCGCATCCGGGACGGGGTCGTCTCCACCCGCCCCGACACGCTCGTCGCCGAGGAGCCCCTGGAGATCAGGCTCAACGGCAAGCCCCTCGCCATCACCATGCGCACTCCGGGCGACGACTTCGCGCTGGCCGCGGGCTTCCTGGTCAGCGAGGGCGTACTCGCCGAGCAGAGCGACCTGCAGAACATCGTGTACTGCGCGGGCGCGACGGTCGACGGCTCGAACACCTACAACGTGGTGGACGTACGGACCGCGCCGGGAGTCGTGATCCCCGACATCACGCTGGAGCGGAACGTCTACACCACCTCGTCCTGCGGCCTGTGCGGCAAGGCGAGCCTGGACGCGGTGCGTACGACAGCGCGCTGGCCGATCGCCGACACTCCCCCGGTCCGCGTCGAACCCGAGCTGCTGGCGAGCCTCCCCGACCGGCTCCGTGCGGCCCAGCGGGTCTTCGACCGGACCGGGGGTCTGCACGCGGCGGCCCTGTTCACCGAGGACGGCGAACTGCTCGACATACGGGAGGACGTGGGCCGGCACAACGCGGTCGACAAGCTCGTGGGCCGCGCCCTGCAGAACGGCGACCTGCCGCTGTCCCGCACGATCCTCCTGGTCTCGGGCCGCGCCTCCTTCGAGCTGGCGCAGAAGGCGGTCATGGCCGGGATCCCGCTCCTGGCGGCGGTCTCGGCGCCCTCGTCGCTGGCCGTGGACCTGGCCGCCGAGACCGGGCTGACCCTGGTGGGCTTCCTGCGGGGCAGCTCCATGAACGTGTACGCGGGCGAGGACCGCATCGCTCTGCGGACCGCGGCCGCCCAGGGGTGA
- a CDS encoding 2Fe-2S iron-sulfur cluster-binding protein: MTVTPLGIPRRLLEFTIDGEPVRAPEGSTILDACRAAGKDVPTLCQGDTLTPKNACRVCVVEVEGSRTLVPACSRRAEPGMEVRTGTERARHSRKIVLELLASSVDLSTTPQAAGWIKEYEAKPDRFGPDAARLDEEPRVDNDLYVRDYDKCILCYKCVDACGDQWQNSFAISVSGRGFDARIAVEHDAPLTDSACVYCGNCIEVCPTGALSFKSEFDMRAAGTWDESAQTETTTVCAYCGVGCNLTLHVQDNEIVKVTSPHDNPVTHGNLCIKGRFGYQHVQNRD, translated from the coding sequence ATGACCGTGACACCGCTGGGGATCCCGCGCCGGCTGCTGGAGTTCACGATCGACGGGGAGCCGGTGCGGGCGCCCGAGGGTTCGACGATCCTCGACGCCTGCCGGGCGGCCGGAAAGGACGTGCCGACCCTCTGCCAGGGCGACACGCTCACGCCCAAGAACGCCTGCCGTGTGTGCGTCGTCGAGGTCGAGGGCTCGCGCACCCTGGTCCCGGCCTGCTCCCGCAGGGCCGAGCCCGGCATGGAGGTCCGCACCGGCACGGAACGGGCCCGCCACAGCCGCAAGATCGTCCTCGAACTCCTCGCCTCCTCGGTCGACTTGTCGACGACTCCGCAAGCCGCCGGATGGATCAAGGAGTACGAGGCGAAACCGGACCGCTTCGGCCCGGACGCGGCCCGCCTGGACGAGGAACCCAGGGTCGACAACGATCTGTATGTGCGCGACTACGACAAGTGCATCCTCTGCTACAAGTGCGTGGACGCCTGCGGCGACCAGTGGCAGAACTCGTTCGCGATCTCGGTCTCCGGCCGCGGATTCGACGCCCGTATCGCCGTCGAGCACGATGCCCCGCTCACCGACTCGGCGTGCGTGTACTGCGGCAACTGCATCGAGGTGTGCCCCACGGGAGCGCTGTCGTTCAAGTCGGAGTTCGACATGCGCGCGGCGGGTACCTGGGACGAGTCGGCGCAGACGGAGACGACGACGGTGTGCGCGTACTGCGGAGTGGGCTGCAACCTCACTCTCCACGTGCAGGACAATGAGATCGTGAAGGTCACCTCGCCACACGACAACCCGGTGACCCACGGCAACCTCTGCATCAAGGGCCGCTTCGGCTACCAGCACGTACAGAACCGGGACTGA